In the Cucurbita pepo subsp. pepo cultivar mu-cu-16 chromosome LG17, ASM280686v2, whole genome shotgun sequence genome, TTCTGCAGCAGGGGACGCCATTTTTGCACACGAAGTTGAGGTAATTTCTAGTGTCCGACATGTTAATCTTGTTGCTTTAAGAGGTTATTGTATTGCAACAACGCCATTAGAGGGTCATCAAAGGATAATTGTATGTGATTTGATGAAGAATGGTAGTGTTTATGATCATTTATTTGGGTATTCTGATAAGAGATTGAGTTGGCCAATTAGGCAGAAAATTGCTCTTGGCACAGCCAGGGGATTGGCTTACCTCCATTATGGAGCTCAGCCCGCCATTATCCATAGAGACATCAAAGCCAGCAACATCCTTctggatgaaaattttgaaccaAAGGTTGCTGACTTTGGTTTAGCTAAGTTCACTCCCGAAGGAATGACTCATTTGAGTACTCGTGTTGCCGGGACGATGGGGTATGTAGCTCCCGAGTACGCGTTGTACGGTCAGTTGACAGAGCGGAGTGATGTCTATAGCTTTGGAGTTGTTCTTCTCGAGCTTTTGAGTGGGAGGAAGGCGCTCGGGGTGCGGAACGCCGAGAGCCAGCCGTTTCTAGTGACCGATTGGGCTTGGTCCTTGGTTAGGGAGCAAAAGGCCATGGATGTTGTTGAAGAAGGCATGCCTGAGCTGGGTTCACCTGAGGTTGTTGAGAAGTATGTGTTGATTGCTGTTCTTTGCTCACATCCACAGCTCTATGCTCGGCCATCAATGGATCAAATAGTGAAAATGCTTGAAACTGACCTCTCTGTTCCTTCAATCCCTGAGAGACCCATCTCTTTAGTTGCTGAGATTGATGAAATAGAGAGATCTATGAGTAGTAGTGGCTCTGTTCAGCATTCTGGTTCTATTGGCTTTCATAGTTACACGTTACCGAATGACCGAAAGTAGGGCGGGCCGGTTTCCCGATCAAAGAAACCGACCCTGTTTTTCAAAGAGCAAAAGGAGGAATCTATTCGAGAAAGAGCAGCTTACTAACGATCAGTTGCACGAGAACTGAAACACGAACTAGCTATACACTCCTACTGAAGGTTGTAGCCGGGAATTTTTCGTAATGAGTTATTTGTTTCGTTTGTTGGGTTAGTTGGATGGTTCGAGAATTAGATGCCATGCTTCTACTCCGTTGTAAAGATAGAGAGATTTGTAAGTATTTAGTTTTACGATCCCTTTTGAAAGCTCACTGTTGGAGGAAGAATATAAAAAGCATAGCTGCgagatcccatgttggttggaaagaggaacaaaacctttcttataaagatgtCGAAACCTCTAGCTAGTAGGCACGTTCTAAAACCTGGAAGCGCTTCccaatattattaaatttatttatattatgttaataACTTCGAGATTTAtgctaatttaatttttgagcTTTCAAAATTATACACGGAGattatccaaaattttaaaattcacatatttacttgaaatttaaatttttcaaaagataaaaatcgAAAGCTCGATTAAATAGATTACGTATCATTTATCTGACTCGGGTTATTAAACGTAATATCGAGaaactattaaatttaataaagtttatcaactaaatttatattttattgataaatactatttttaacaaaataataataataataataataataataatttttaaatatttagtaacaCATGATAATATGAGttaaccattaaaaaatatatataatgtagTAGCTCTGCATAATCTGATGCAACTACCAACAAATTCCGCTAGGCAGTTGGAGATTGGAGACCACACCAGAGAGAGAATCGTCCAGCGGCATGGCTGCCGTCAAGCCCCCGAAGACGACGCCGGCGAAGGTACGGCCGGAACTCCATCCTCGTTCTCCTATTTGTTCTCTATATCCTCATAATTTTCCTTCTGATCGGAttcaattgattttctttcttttggctTCTCGGAAATTGAAACCCTTGGATTCCGAAGATTCAAATGGAAAATTGGTAACTGGAAAAAGGTTCTACTAAAACTGATGCTGCTTGGAGATGGTTGAGGTTCCTTTATTTTCCTCCTTTAACAAGTACTATGGCATAACCGAAGTTTTGTTCAGaatgttttatgataaaataGGGATAAATTATTCGATCCAGCCGCTGCCTCTAAATGACCGTATAGGTGATAGTCCCTAATATCAACTAGACACAAATTTGAAGTACTTTTGTAGTTTCTCTCATATGTTTATTAGTGTAAAATTTTCAGTTTCATCTAATAATTTCTAGTAAACAGGGGATTTGAATCTTGATCCATAGGGGAGATTATCACTTGAGATTTGCTTAACTATGGAAACAGGGCGATTTGCAAAACTTGATACTAGTTTGTAGGTCAATCTCTTAGTATTTTTTGAGAATCAGTGCTCCTTTAGATCAATTCGCAGTAATTCGAACGTAGCTATACAGAAATTCTTGCAAGTGAGTCAAAATATTTGTTGGCAATGGCAGTAGGAAAGTTGTCTTGATATTCAGAGTTAGCTGTTCTAGCACACTCAATTTTATTCAGTTAGTTCTTGACTGTGTTCTTTAGATATGGTCTTGTCTGTTTTGTCTTAGGATATGGtgaattttatgagaattTTGAGTGCTTAGTATTTACTAAGATTGTTTTACAAAGTCCAAAGTCTATTACAGTCGTATCATCACTggatcaatttgatttttccaaatcttgaaGTTTAGAGTGAAAGTTAAGGGATCAAAAGTGTGAGTTTTACAAATTTCAACTTGGAACTTGCTGGGGATCTTTATTTGTGGTTGCATTGGCTTTGAATCTATGAATAACAAGTCCATGTTAATTATTGGAAGCCTCTTTTGGTGTAAGCTAATGAACTAGTTTATAGGCTCCAGGGCTGCCAGTAGGTCTGTATGCTGCGCAATGCGAGGAATGCTTCAAATGGAGGTTGATAAGCAGCCAAGAAGAGTACGAAGATATTAGAAGCAGATTGATAGAAGAACCCTTTACTTGCCATAGGAAAACCGACACTTCTTGTGAGGATCCTCCCGATATCGACTACGATACAACTCGAACTTGGGTCATTGACAAGCCTAACCTCCCAAAGACCCCAAAAGGTTTCAAGAGGCGTTTGGTGCTGAGAAGgaatttctctaaattagaTGCTTACTATGTCACACCGACAGGGAAAACGGTTAGATCATCTACGAAGATGATAGCCTTTGTAGAAGCAAATCCACAATACAAGGATATACCTCTTTCAGACTTCAGTTTTGCAGTCCCAAAAGTAATGGAAGAAACTGTACCTGAAAGCATCTTGAAATCTGGCTTTAGTAGTTGCAAAAGAAGTAAGAAAACAAAGGATGAATCTGTTGATATTGACGGAAGATGACAATCAGTTCATTGCAGCATTCAAGTGTCTATTCTTTGAGAAAAAACCAGTTATTGAAAGGATTCTGCTGATTTGGCTTGAAAGATGTAGCTTGGTATTTCTCCTCCTATCATCGTACcattttcttgttcatttaCAAGGACAATTTGGACTGTTGTATATATGGCCATTTTGATGATAATCAGAGAAGATTCTTGGACTTCGGATGAGTTCGACATGACTCTTGAATAGGGTCAAATACTCGGATAGGTGTTTTTACCATTTATTGATATGAGCAGGTTAGGTGAGTGTTAGATACTTGAGTTTTTATTGATATGAGCAGGTTAGGTCGGTGTTAGATACTTGAGTTGTTTAGTATAGCATAGATCTTGTTTAGAGTTCAAGCGAGCAATAAAACCATCATGATCGGCCTTAGGTTCCAAATCGACAAGCTGTTGTTATTAAGTGATGTTatgaatcattccttaaattgtTTTAGTAGCATCTTTTTTATTCCATTATCTTCATCAAAGGCTAAGCTTGATTCTTAAATTGTTTTAGTAGCATCTTTTTTATTCCATTATCTTCATCAAAGGCTAAGCTATATAGCTGCTTTTTGGAACGTATGTTAATCGACCCAGTGGCACACCAACCACGCCCCTTCCTTTTGTCCGATCATCAAGCCCACTTCTCCCTTTCTTTGTCTTTCATTCTCTATGTTGTTCATCCTATACAAAAAGTTAAGTCAAGCTTGAAACCGGCTCACTCTCCCTCTTGTGCCTTTAGTCTTTTGATTATGGGGTCCCAAGAGAGCATATCGCCCTGCTATAGTCACGAGTCTATTTATAGTCCAAAACCATCCAAAACCAAACAAGTTCCTTGCAACAATCATTTCTTAGTCCTCAccatttaagaaataattctTTGTCATGTCAAAAATTgctgataaataaatatgtgagaaaattttgaacttttattttaatgatgtGATGCAACGTTAAAGGAGTAGATACTGTcgtaaatataaatatgaattgaTTCACTTTGTATAATGAGACGTCTCCTCGACAATCTCGATAAGCCTGTTAAGATTTCCTTCCTCCTCACCTTATAGAAAAAAGGCAATGACTAtaaacaaacataattaatgaaatatgcATCAGATCAGTGCAACTGTTCTTGGCTGTTCTAGTGTTCTAAACTCAAAATCTAAACTATTCATAAACTACTCaaagaaaaagtgaaacaAACCACTCAAACCTACATTTCCTTATAGAATTAGTAAAAGAAAGCctgttcctctgttttttaAGCTAAAACTACTGCATTACACTAACCAGATCATCTACAAACATGAATGTTCTTGAATATCCACAATCTATTTTTACTTAGTATTCCACAAGATCCTATGGTAACATGGCAAGCTCTCAAGAACACACTGATCCTGAGGCTGGCTTTCACTATAGCTGATGTTAGTTGTACGCATATCTTCAAGATTTTCGGTAATGGCCATCTAATTATCTAGCAAATGTAAGCTTAAACTTTGCAGTCTAATCTATTTTTGTGTATTCAAGCAGCATATGAGGAGACCTGTAGATTTTCACAAGAGTCCAGTATAAGACCTCTTCAACTCCAAGCTCTCCCTCAGCTCTAGCAGCATATATGTCTTCACAAATAGCTATCAACCTACAAAAAGAGGCCATTGGCCCAAAATATATCAAGATTACGAGCGATTTTAGAATGACCAATATCACTTTTTTCGTTCTTGTTTTAGTTAAAAGGGCGTGACATAAGTGATTTTGTTACATTACCTATCACAAGAAGGAAGATTCTCATAGGGAATTCTCATTCTCAAGTCAGAGCATTGAAGTCTTATAAAACGGCCAACTGCTAGAACAAAGGTTATGTAAAGACCCCAGATGCTGAACTTGCTAAGAGTGTCCCCCAGAATGCCCTCTGAAACAAATGTTAAGGTTAGTGAtatgattttgaaactctGTTCTATTAATCATCTTTTGTCATATGATTTTAATCGGACTTACGAGGTGGTATTTCCTCAGAGATTACGAAGGCTACGGGTCCGGTGAAACGTCCACATTCACTGACGTTTATTGGCTGGACGTCGTGGAAGGACCACCACTCGTAATTTTCACGGTTCAAGATGAGATCAGCATTGACAAAACTGTCCTGTAAATGATCATTGGATcctttatttgaataaaatctCACAAAAGCGTAAAAATGAGTAGAACTGTAACCGCCCAAatccactgctaacagatattgtccgctttgacccgttacgtatcgttgatACCAATTgcgaaatcccacatcggttggagaggggaacaaagcatcctttataagagtatggaaacctctccccaacaAACGCGTTGTAAATCCATGAGGCTAATGGagatacgtaacaagccaaaacggacaatatctgttagcggtggacttgggctgttacatgtTTCAATATATAGAAGTTATGCACGGTAAAGGGAGTACCTCTTGTTCCAGAGGTCTAACATCACCAGATCCCGTGACACGAAAGTACCTTTGGTAAACATTTTTTATCCGAAAGCCATTCATCGAGCCATTCAGAACCTTCTGAACATCAGAAGGATTGGGAAGATCTCGAGGATCAACAACTCGGTCATATTGTACAACCTCCTTCCCTTTTGGTCTGTCTCTCGTGAGTATCCAAGTGAAAGAAACGCTTATATTTTGGTTCCGGTCAAGGGAATGAATGAACCTGGACTGAACCACACCAGGAACAAGCCACAGAACACTTGCATCAGCTTGACAACAAATCAACTGAATATCATTTTTGTTATATGGACCCAGATAGCCTCCTGGATCAAGAACCAAATTTGCATTCAAATTGTTCCATGAGATCTTTTCACAAAGAGTGGTTTGGTAGAGTGTTAATCTTCCTGAAGTTGTCTTGATATCAACTTGGCAACTGGCATCTTTGATTGGGTTTTCAACGTTTGTTGGGTTGCCACTGCTATACATCTGCAACAAAAAGGTACTACTCCTTGCATGATCTTGATGggaaacatttaaaaattttatgctATGAAGTTTCTTACCAGCATTGGAGCCCAGatgacaaataataatatgaagaACAGGCATATTCCATTGCAACATTTGGTCATTACGGTTTGTTTCTCTCCCTGTTTGTGCTGAGATCTGTTTAAGACTGCATCACATTTCACAAGGTACAAGCTTGCATTTATGTCCTCCAGctgagagaagaaattcaagaTGATTTTAGAGCACAGGGTGAGCAAAAAACTATAATGAGGCTacatatgtgagatcccacgttggttggggaggggaacgagacattctttataagggtgtggaaacctctccctagcagacatgtttcagaaccgtgaggttgaggccaaagcggacaatatctagtagcggTCGGCTTGgtctgttacaaatagtatcaaagccagatactaggcagtgtgccagcgagaacgctgggcccaagaaggtgagatcccacattggttggagaggaaaacgaaacattctttataagggtgtggaaacctctccctagcagacgcgttttaaaaccatgaggctgaggGCCAAACCGGAGAttatttgctaacggtgggcttagtcggttacaaatggtctcagagccagacatcgggcggtgttccaacgaggacgctggccccaaggggggtggattgtgagatcccacattggttggagaggagaacgaagcattctttataagggtgtggaaacctctccctagcagacatgttttaaaactgtgaggccgagggccaaagcggacaatatatgttagcggtgggtttggtctgttacaaatggtataagagccagagaccggacggtgtgccagtgaggacgttggacccctaagggggtggattatgagatcccacatcggttggagaggggaatgaaacattctttataagggtgtggaaacctctccctagcatacacgttctaaaaccgtgaggccgaaggccaaagcggacaatatctactagaggtgggtttggtttgttacaaatggtatcaaagccagacaccgagtgatgtgccaacgaggacgctgggcccccaaggggggtggatgtgagatcccacatcggttggagaggaaaacgaaacattctttataagagtgtgaaaacctctccctagcagaatGAATTCCtatatattctataaatttaagatCTCTTTAAGGCCTTTTTAGTAAAATGGTATCTTTAGAACGATAAAATACTCACCTTTAGCCAGTCGTACATGGTCAGAGATGTCGACGTGCACGACCAGTCCAGCACACATCGTAATTCATACAAGAAGGGAAGAGCCCGATAAAGCCTGTAACCTAGATAGTTAATTCTTGAAACTTCACTCGTCAAAAATTGTCGATACAAGGTGCTTTTGTGCGGGAGACCGTATCGAATTTGTATTGCCTGAAGTGCTAAAGAAACCGCCTTAGCAAGAAATATAGCACGGAGCGCCAACTCTCCAGCGTGCTGATTGGAAGGTTCCATTTGCCATGCATACTCCGTTACCGCATACGTAAAGAGCACGAGGTTGAAAAGGTAAAAGATCACTTTACCGATAGCAAACGAGCAGAGGTATATACATCGATCGAGCACGATCAAGAAGAATATTATCTGAGACACAGAATGTATTTAGTTAAAGAGTAGCAGTTGCCATATCCAAGCTAAGAACACTGTCTTCTAGTTGATACtatgaaaaattatatgtAAAAGCTGGAGCTTACCATCAAGACGAACACGAACTCTTTTGGGAACTGATCTTCTAGTTGATACACATCAAGAAACTCACTGTTGTTTTTTATGACAGATTGATAGAAAATCGCGACGAAGAAGAACACCGTCAAGTCTGCGCCAAATACATACGCATATAGATCGATTTCCCTCTTACCTCCCCCAATCACGGAGAGTATTCGATACGGGAATCCAGTGTTTTCAACAAATCCGTTACGTTGTGCAAGACGAATCTCATTTGCTACATCAGCTGCAGGCGTAAGCGAGTCGCACCATTCCGAACAAGTATCgctcgaagaagaagaatgttcTACCTCTAAAACAACCAAGGCTACCTCTGTATTCTCTTTACTTCTTTCAATGCTCTGAACATGAACTCTACTAGAAAACGGACAAAGTCGAGCATTCTGTTTCTTACACCTCTCTTCATGGATAACTCGAAGCAACTGGTTTATTCCCGACTCGATCCTCTCTGGCTGAATCCCGTCTTCTGGCCATATTTGGACATCCATAGACACCTGGATAAAGTAGGGTGGCGATTCGGCTCCTTGAGTCAGCGATTTCCAGTACTTCCATGAACTTCTGAGCATAACCATCACCATTTTTCTCGTGACGTATACGACTTCGTAAGCCCTCTCGGTCAAGCCATAGCGTCCAAGACTGTGTTTTCTGGGGAGAGCGCTTTTATTGAACGCATTCAAATACGTCCACTCGCCATCTTTTGCTGTTATAGACCTTTGCAGTAGAGTGAACAAGTAAACCAGGAACAGAGGCAATGAACTTACAACAAAGGATGAAGTAATTCTATTTGTAGGAAATCCCAGTTCCTGAAGAAGATCTGAACTGATAGCCAACCCACAATGCTGGATGATTATCTGGTACAGATATTGCAGCAATATGTACAATTCTGTGTAGATTAGCATGACAACCCAAAACATATAACCCGGACCGGCGTTTACACACAGGGCGTAGACGAAGAGCGCTGCGAGGTAAACCATGGAAAGTAAACTGAAGTTCCACAAGAAGACGAGGATAAAGCAACAATAGCACACGACGTCGTTGTTGGACCGCATTTGGGACCATATGTAACGAAAAATCCTTCCTAACTGCATACTTGCAGGGTCGGAACTCTTATCAGACTGCAGCGAGGAAGAACGCTCCAAATCTGCATACCTTGGTTGCTGGCTCTCTATCTGATCATAAACTCTGTCCTCGGTATTGGTCTGTTCGTTCATGTCGTCGTCTTGCGTGACATTCAAGAACGTTGCGAGATTGCTAACAGCTTGATTTCCAATCGATTGCACCTGGGAAACGCCGTCGCCTATAAACTGTACAGCAGACATTAACGGGTTACCTTTTGTCGAACCTTtatgtttcctttttctatcTGAATCCAAAGATACGTCTGAAATCTGAGAATCGATTTCACAAATGTCTGCAACGGGTAACTCCATCGACTGCGTTCTCGACTCTGTTGTTATTTCTGTTCTTAGATTAGCCAGAGATTCCTGTAATTCAAGCTGTTCTACTTTCCCATGTGTTCCTTCTATATCAGTTGTCATTGCATCATCATGTATCCTAGAAGTACTTCGCTTTCTAACCGAGTCGTCCCCGGGACTTCGAGAAGCGTTATTACCATCAACAGATGAGTTCATGTTATGAAGCTGAATTTGCAAATTGAGCATCTCTGATTTCATCTTCTCCACTTGCAAGTTCCTCTGCCGTTTGCTCTCCTCGGAAGCTCGGATATGTTGTAACTGTTCGGTTTTCCATGCAGCTTTCTTTTCCTGCTCCCGAACAATGGCACCGATCTGCTCAGCTTCAAGATACCGACATACGTATTCGAACTCTTGAGACGAGAACATGTACGACTGGAGCGAGACCAACATGAAGATAATAATCTCAACAAGAGCAGATCTAGCAGTAATTCTAAATCCATAATCATACTTGTAAAATCCAATCATCTCAAATATGTAATGCATGGTTTCACACTTGCCAGCACTAACTTCTCCTACAAGTGGAGATTGGTAGGCTAATGAGAGTATAATAAGAGCAAAGTTATATGCACGCAAGAACTTGAAtactttgttcttcttcttcagaatTTCGAGTCGTAACCTAAAGAACACGAGTGCGAAGGCGAGATAACCCAGATGTAGAACATCATATTCAAGAGTTCCCgtgatcaaaatcaaagccaGGACAAGATCCAACAAGTGACAATAGCAATAGAGTCTAAGATAGTCAAGGATAGTCCACATGCTTTTCGTTTCAAAAGATAGATCCCTCCAAACGAATGTATTTTTACGTTGGGACATCATTTTACGATACGTAGATGATAGCGAGAAACCAGATAAACGATCAGCACGGAGCTTGAGAGATGAAAGCATGAACACTACGAAATAACTAAAAAGCATCCTCGAATCGTCGACCGTCAGTCCTGCATATGAGGTAACACTAAGAACATTACACATTACACaccaaaataagaagaaacaTCAAGATACAAAGAGCTAGAAGATTCATACCCAGCCAACAGTTCAGACAAAATTTGTAGTAGAGATTAGAGATTCTCCAGCAGTCATGACAATGAACATCAGCTTTGCTTGGCATAAGCCAATTTGAGTTCATCATGTTCTTCCAGAAGGCGATATATTCGAGTATAAGAATGGAAGCAAACAAGAAGACAAATATAGGCCATAGTTTTCGTATAATACCCCGATCCAAAAGAATACAGGCAGCTAATAACCCGACGTAGAACAGGGAGACGGAATTTAATAAAGCGAAACTCGTTAGAAGCAAGGAGATCATGGTTATCTCAAGACCAAAGAGATAAAACAAGTTCTCCatccaaaatttcatatatatctCGAAAACGATCTTCTGCATTTCGAATCGTTCCTTTCTTAAGGATGTAATTCGTGTTTTGTCCCATTTGTGGCTTTCCTTGATGCTTCCCCATATAAATCCAAATGAAGATTTTTTACTGCTGCTACACTCGGAGTTCTCTCGTTTACTGGATGCATCGTGAGGCACTTGAGCCCGACCAGACGCGAAGGATGAACTTGAAATATGATCTGAAACTTCCTGCGGTACAAACGATCTTCCAGAATCAAATGATGGCTTAATTTTCTCATTAGAAGAGGATATGTCATCATAGTAATCATCTTCTTCTGAGACAAACAGTGGACAAGGGTCATCCCACTTCCCTTTATTTAGAACAGAACCTGGCATCCTTTCCAGCCAGCGAAAGACGTTATATTGGAGCGTGGATGCAGCAATTACGAGTACTTTTCCCCTTAAGCCTAATTCCAGACCCCAAAATCCGGGTCGAAATACACGAAAACCCAGAAAATAAGACAAATGAGCATGCTTTTGTCCAGGAAACATTTCAGCTTGTTCACCCCACATCTGGAAAAGATATTCAGCTGTCATGA is a window encoding:
- the LOC111778094 gene encoding piezo-type mechanosensitive ion channel homolog isoform X1, producing MGSFLGGFLLPLLLLTAALINWSLVSLADLLVFLFIQFNAHKIGFIFGRRFLVLWPIIIFSSLVILSQVTFLVIWSLEGYNWSLANAWWAKLIGFMTIQSWKSPSVIYFLVVQLLAIFVAAADIYWYRIGLVPRGDSCWVQFSSFVDRLGSHLRVASCLLLPAIQIIVGISHPSWVSLPFFIGSCVGLVDWSLTSNFLGLFRWWRPLQLYAGFIIFLVYAYQLPVGYPSMLKWVAKFIGLSKISSTSEWPEICSYVSLILFYIMLSCVKCDLEEMDFIMSTRESNLVEQLLPSKHSFFIRELRSGVRHTNVLLRRDVFRTFTINFFTYGFPVALVALSFWSFHFASLCAFGLLAYVGYIVYAFPSLFRLHRLNGLLLVFILFWAISTYIFNVAFTFLNRKIGKDMHVWEMVGLWHYPIPGFFLLAQFGLGILVALVNLVNNTVFLCSSGEDERSSNDNSSVREAGETKVLIVATIAWGLRKSSRAILLTLIFLVAMKPGLIHAVYVVFFLLYLLSHDVGRKMRQAMILLNEVHFALLYLLQINLVSDVLGREGSLCREILLQLGLLGRRDSTWEFLEIALLACFCSIHNHGFEMLFSFSAVVQHTPSPPVGFSILRAGLNKSVLLSVYTATSNNYCHDNPSHERKIASFLSSIGEKFLSMYRSCGTYIAFLTILLTVCFVKPNYISFGYLFLLLVWIIGRQLVERTKRRLWFPLKAYAITVFIFIYCMSSFSSFRIWLSRSIDLNFYLGYDSEASSLQNCWQSLAVMIVMQLYSYERRQSRYLSSDEPELLEYGAFIKRFLIWHCDKILFAALFYASISPISVFGLLYLLGLVVCATLPKASHIPSKLFLAYTGVIMTAEYLFQMWGEQAEMFPGQKHAHLSYFLGFRVFRPGFWGLELGLRGKVLVIAASTLQYNVFRWLERMPGSVLNKGKWDDPCPLFVSEEDDYYDDISSSNEKIKPSFDSGRSFVPQEVSDHISSSSFASGRAQVPHDASSKRENSECSSSKKSSFGFIWGSIKESHKWDKTRITSLRKERFEMQKIVFEIYMKFWMENLFYLFGLEITMISLLLTSFALLNSVSLFYVGLLAACILLDRGIIRKLWPIFVFLFASILILEYIAFWKNMMNSNWLMPSKADVHCHDCWRISNLYYKFCLNCWLGLTVDDSRMLFSYFVVFMLSSLKLRADRLSGFSLSSTYRKMMSQRKNTFVWRDLSFETKSMWTILDYLRLYCYCHLLDLVLALILITGTLEYDVLHLGYLAFALVFFRLRLEILKKKNKVFKFLRAYNFALIILSLAYQSPLVGEVSAGKCETMHYIFEMIGFYKYDYGFRITARSALVEIIIFMLVSLQSYMFSSQEFEYVCRYLEAEQIGAIVREQEKKAAWKTEQLQHIRASEESKRQRNLQVEKMKSEMLNLQIQLHNMNSSVDGNNASRSPGDDSVRKRSTSRIHDDAMTTDIEGTHGKVEQLELQESLANLRTEITTESRTQSMELPVADICEIDSQISDVSLDSDRKRKHKGSTKGNPLMSAVQFIGDGVSQVQSIGNQAVSNLATFLNVTQDDDMNEQTNTEDRVYDQIESQQPRYADLERSSSLQSDKSSDPASMQLGRIFRYIWSQMRSNNDVVCYCCFILVFLWNFSLLSMVYLAALFVYALCVNAGPGYMFWVVMLIYTELYILLQYLYQIIIQHCGLAISSDLLQELGFPTNRITSSFVVSSLPLFLVYLFTLLQRSITAKDGEWTYLNAFNKSALPRKHSLGRYGLTERAYEVVYVTRKMVMVMLRSSWKYWKSLTQGAESPPYFIQVSMDVQIWPEDGIQPERIESGINQLLRVIHEERCKKQNARLCPFSSRVHVQSIERSKENTEVALVVLEVEHSSSSSDTCSEWCDSLTPAADVANEIRLAQRNGFVENTGFPYRILSVIGGGKREIDLYAYVFGADLTVFFFVAIFYQSVIKNNSEFLDVYQLEDQFPKEFVFVLMIIFFLIVLDRCIYLCSFAIGKVIFYLFNLVLFTYAVTEYAWQMEPSNQHAGELALRAIFLAKAVSLALQAIQIRYGLPHKSTLYRQFLTSEVSRINYLGYRLYRALPFLYELRCVLDWSCTSTSLTMYDWLKLEDINASLYLVKCDAVLNRSQHKQGEKQTVMTKCCNGICLFFILLFVIWAPMLMYSSGNPTNVENPIKDASCQVDIKTTSGRLTLYQTTLCEKISWNNLNANLVLDPGGYLGPYNKNDIQLICCQADASVLWLVPGVVQSRFIHSLDRNQNISVSFTWILTRDRPKGKEVVQYDRVVDPRDLPNPSDVQKVLNGSMNGFRIKNVYQRYFRVTGSGDVRPLEQEDSFVNADLILNRENYEWWSFHDVQPINVSECGRFTGPVAFVISEEIPPQGILGDTLSKFSIWGLYITFVLAVGRFIRLQCSDLRMRIPYENLPSCDRLIAICEDIYAARAEGELGVEEVLYWTLVKIYRSPHMLLEYTKID